One window of Cydia pomonella isolate Wapato2018A chromosome 7, ilCydPomo1, whole genome shotgun sequence genomic DNA carries:
- the LOC133519866 gene encoding innexin inx3 — translation MAVLGMVSAVAGFVKVRYLIDKAVIDNMVFRMHYRITSAMLFLFCILVTANNLIGDPISCITEGSIPQHVINNFCWITYTFTLPYSPAVQHAHPGVNNLGNEYAHEPDDKRIHAYYQWVPFMLFFQGLLFYIPHWIWKNWEEGKVRMISDGIRGTVANISDDRNKRQNRLVEYLIDTLNMHNTYSFGYFFCEALNFINVVGNIFFLDKFLNGAFLTYGTDVVKFSNMNQEHRTDPMIEVFPRLTKCTFHKYGASGSIQKHDSLCVLALNILNEKIFIFLWFWFIILSVVSGLALVYSAAVILLPSTREQILKRRFRFGTPKGVEALVRKTQVGDFLLLHLLGQNMSMRVFGEVLDELSRRLHLGSNPPSAPSTIEMAPIYPNIDKFSKETET, via the exons ATGGCGGTGCTTGGTATGGTGTCCGCGGTGGCGGGCTTCGTCAAAGTCCGCTACCTGATCGACAAGGCCGTGATCGACAACATGGTGTTCAGGATGCACTATCGCATCACATCCGCCATGCTGTTCCTGTTCTGTATACTCGTCACGGCCAATAACTTAATTG GCGacccaatttcctgtatcaccGAAGGCTCGATTCCACAGCACGTGATAAACAACTTCTGCTGGATCACATACACGTTCACGCTGCCGTACAGCCCGGCGGTCCAGCACGCCCATCCCGGCGTCAATAATCTTGGAAACGAATACGCTCACGAGCCTGATGACAAACGCATACATGCCTACTATCAATGGGTGCCGTTTATGCTTTTCTTCCAG GGTCTCCTATTCTACATCCCCCACTGGATCTGGAAGAACTGGGAGGAAGGCAAAGTGCGTATGATCTCCGACGGTATCCGTGGCACGGTGGCCAACATCTCTGATGACAGGAACAAACGACAG AACCGACTCGTCGAATACCTCATAGACACGTTGAACATGCACAACACCTATTCCTTTGGATATTTCTTCTGTGAGGCCTTGAACTTTATCAATGTT GTTGGCAACATCTTCTTCCTAGACAAGTTCCTCAACGGCGCCTTCTTGACATACGGAACTGATGTAGTGAAGTTTTCGAACATGAACCAAGAGCATAGGACAGATCCTATG ATCGAAGTCTTCCCCAGACTGACGAAGTGCACATTCCACAAATATGGTGCATCTGGTTCAATTCAGAAACACGACTCATTATGCGTCCTTGCCTTGAACATCCTAAACGAGAAGATATTCATCTTCCTATGGTTTTG GTTCATCATCCTGTCAGTAGTATCGGGGCTGGCGCTAGTGTACTCTGCGGCTGTGATTCTCCTGCCCAGCACCCGTGAACAAATCCTGAAGCGTCGCTTCCGCTTTGGAACGCCGAAGGGAGTCGAGGCTCTTGTCAGAAAGACGCAG GTGGGCGACTTCCTGCTTCTGCACTTGCTCGGGCAAAACATGTCGATGCGGGTATTCGGCGAGGTCCTGGACGAGCTGTCTCGGCGGCTCCACCTCGGATCCAACCCGCCCTCCGCGCCCTCCACCATCGAGATGGCTCCCATATACCCGAATATAGACAAGTTCTCCAAGGAAACAGAGACGTAA